A region of Anopheles merus strain MAF chromosome 2R, AmerM5.1, whole genome shotgun sequence DNA encodes the following proteins:
- the LOC121590147 gene encoding uncharacterized protein LOC121590147, with amino-acid sequence MAFTYKVAGVLCLVLAVTVALPAEDSGRSSRNAIGGGESDLVGSIYKECLSSDSVSCVKYKLFSFIDRVVAKRSVFALTDGVTVVKTPGVPETEGAPRALSGDESLESLLLSRVQSFLATHTIKVDLKGADIVNAVTSTGRALEDVSENLLAADSDDEEKSEGPAGGEARGKKKKAAKILGPLLLAVALKAAALLPLLLGAIALIAGKALLIGKIALVLSAIIGLKKLLSQEKHVTYEVVAHPHHSTSHTSSHGDAYSLGGSYGGGEVGGYSASSGHGGWGRSIQDAQDVAYSGQKP; translated from the coding sequence ATGGCCTTCACCTACAAGGTAGCCGGTGTGCTGTGCTTAGTCCTAGCCGTGACCGTGGCCCTGCCGGCCGAAGATTCGGGCCGTTCGTCCCGCAATGCGATCGGCGGTGGCGAGAGCGATCTGGTCGGCAGCATCTACAAGGAGTGCCTGTCGTCCGACTCGGTGTCCTGCGTCAAGTACAAGCTGTTTAGCTTCATCGATCGTGTCGTGGCCAAGCGCAGCGTGTTCGCCCTGACCGACGGCGTGACTGTGGTCAAGACGCCCGGCGTGCCCGAAACCGAGGGTGCTCCCCGTGCGCTCAGCGGCGATGAGTCGCTCGagtcgctgctgctgtcccgCGTCCAGTCCTTCCTCGCCACGCACACCATCAAGGTCGACCTGAAGGGGGCGGACATCGTCAATGCCGTGACCTCGACCGGCCGCGCCctcgaggacgtgtcggagaACCTGCTCGCCGCCGATTCGGACGATGAGGAAAAGTCGGAAGGACCGGCCGGTGGTGAGGCTCgtggcaagaagaagaaggccgCCAAGATCCTGGGCCCGCTGCTGCTCGCCGTTGCGCTGAAGGCCGCCGccctgctgccgctgctgctcggtgCGATCGCCCTGATCGCCGGCAAGGCTCTGCTCATTGGCAAGATCGCGCTCGTGCTGTCCGCCATCATCGGGCTCAAGAAGCTGCTGTCGCAAGAGAAGCACGTCACTTACGAGGTCGTCGCTCACCCGCACCACTCCACCAGCCACACGTCCAGCCACGGTGATGCCTACTCGCTCGGCGGCTCGTACGGAGGCGGTGAGGTCGGTGGATACAGCGCCAGCTCCGGCCATGGCGGCTGGGGACGTTCGATTCAGGACGCTCAGGACGTCGCGTACAGCGGCCAGAAGCCCTAA
- the LOC121588532 gene encoding uncharacterized protein LOC121588532 — translation MQLFKCLLVIGCLATVSVAHSASATLPVSSNSIDDSNGPQQQTPRAGSYLGEIKYLYKTYQDCASADVSTCLKMKLFTILDRVARSTKDFKLSEGVRFVRDQESAADATPLKTEVQLEAELPRSLDEKERSLNSMLFDKVLSFFQSHTLQVKFPSSEEIKRSMDEVRGGGGGFGGAGGGGFGGGKDKDKKNGHWIMIPLLLGSTLVPLAFGALALLAGKALIVSKLALALASIIGIKKLISSGSGHHESAHEVVVSGGHGGGWGRIGSGQGLAYNGYGHYAQ, via the exons ATGCAGCTGTTCAAGTGTTTACTGGTGATCGGGTGTTTAGCGACAGTGTCCGTCGCCCACAGTGCCTCCGCCACGCTGCCGGTCAGCTCGAACTCGATCGATGACAGCAACGGaccgcagcagcagacgcCCCGTGCCGGCTCGTACCTGGGCGAGATCAAGTACCTGTACAAGACGTACCAGGACTGTGCCAGCGCCGATGTCTCCACCTGCCTGAAGATGAAGCTGTTCACCATCCTGGACCGCGTGGCGCGCTCGACCAAGGACTTCAAGCTGAGCGAGGGCGTGCGATTCGTGCGCGATCAGGAATCAGCCGCTGACGCTACTCCGCTTAAGACCGAGGTCCAGCTCGAGGCTGAGCTGCCCCGTTCGCTCGACGAGAAGGAACGCTCGCTCAACTCGATGCTCTTCGACAAGGTTCTGTCCTTCTTCCAGTCTCACACGCTGCAG GTTAAGTTCCCGTCCAGCGAGGAAATCAAGCGCTCCATGGATGAGGTCCGCGGAGGAGGCGGTGGCTTCGGAGGTGCCGGAGGCGGTGGCTTCGGAGGCGGCAAGGACAAGGACAAGAAGAACGGCCACTGGATCATGATCCCGCTCCTGCTCGGCAGCACTCTCGTCCCGCTCGCCTTCGGTGCCCTCGCCCTGCTCGCCGGTAAGGCTCTGATCGTGTCCAAGCTCGCCCTCGCCCTCGCCTCGATCATTGGCATCAAGAAGCTGATCTCGAGCGGCAGCGGACACCACGAGTCGGCCCATGAGGTCGTCGTCTCCGGTGGACACGGTGGCGGCTGGGGACGTATCGGATCTGGCCAGGGTCTTGCCTACAACGGCTACGGACACTACGCCCAGTAA